From a region of the Vicinamibacterales bacterium genome:
- a CDS encoding ABC transporter permease: MFDLMRDLRYAARRLTRTPVFTLVTLLMLALGIGANTAIFSVVNTVLLEPLPYPEPDRLVGLWQTAPGVNIDSLNASIADYLTYREESKTLADVAIWNRNAYTVTGVAEPERVDAIMATHQLLPMLGVQPILGRAFTERDDQEGSPPVVMLGYGYWQRRFGGDPGAVGRRLTLDGTPLEIIGVLPQHFWLMDARHDLVVPVRIDRAKVHLAGYNFQGIGRLRPGVTLDALNADIARMIRVAFAKFPPPPGMSLKMLEDARLGPNARPLIDDLVGDLGKTLWVLMATIGIVLLIACANVANLMLVRTEGRAQELAVRAAIGAGRGRLAREMLVESLLLAVLGGAAGLALAAGAIKLVLSLSPARMPRFDLIAIGGTSVLFTVVLSVIAGLAFGAIPVLKRGRIGLAEALRSGGRNASAGRDRNITRNTLTIIQVALALVLLIGSGLMIRTFQSMRRVQPGFSNFGTLQTLRITIPDAAAPGDAKLLILQQTLIDRLAALPGTSGVGMINGLPMTGFMSQDPIFASDHAYTASAIPPLRRFIRTAPGTFQVMGTPLAAGREFDWTDLHQGRHVVLISENFAREYWGSAAAAIGKRIRENPDHDWSEVIGVVTDIRHDGAERPAPSTVYWPQRGNRSMTFMLRGPRAGTDSYATEIRRAVAAVSGSLPVTGTQTMQEVYDKSMARTAFTLTLLALSGGMALLLAAVGIYAVIAYTVSQRMREIGIRLALGAREVSLKLMFVRSGLLWGGIGAAAGLAAAAPLSQLMSALLFEVKPIDPLTYAVVAAGLLAATTLASYLPARRITRIHPTEALRSE; the protein is encoded by the coding sequence ATGTTCGATCTGATGCGCGATCTGCGCTACGCTGCCCGCCGCCTGACCCGCACCCCGGTCTTCACACTGGTCACCCTGCTCATGCTGGCACTGGGGATCGGGGCCAACACCGCCATCTTCAGCGTCGTCAACACCGTTCTCCTCGAGCCGCTGCCCTACCCCGAGCCCGACCGCCTGGTCGGCCTCTGGCAGACCGCACCCGGGGTCAATATCGACAGCCTGAACGCGTCGATCGCCGACTACCTCACCTACCGGGAAGAATCAAAGACGCTGGCCGACGTCGCCATCTGGAACCGCAACGCCTACACGGTGACCGGCGTCGCCGAACCGGAGCGGGTGGACGCGATCATGGCCACCCATCAGCTCCTCCCCATGCTGGGGGTCCAACCGATCCTCGGCCGCGCGTTCACCGAGCGCGACGACCAGGAGGGCAGTCCCCCGGTGGTCATGCTCGGCTACGGCTACTGGCAGCGGCGGTTCGGCGGCGATCCGGGCGCCGTCGGGCGTCGGCTCACGCTCGATGGCACGCCGCTCGAGATCATCGGCGTCCTGCCGCAGCACTTCTGGCTCATGGATGCGCGCCACGATCTCGTGGTGCCGGTGCGCATCGACCGCGCCAAGGTCCACCTCGCGGGCTACAACTTCCAGGGCATCGGCCGGCTGCGTCCCGGCGTCACCCTTGACGCCTTGAACGCCGACATCGCCAGGATGATCCGCGTCGCGTTCGCCAAGTTCCCGCCGCCGCCGGGCATGAGTCTGAAGATGCTGGAAGACGCGCGGCTCGGCCCTAACGCCCGCCCGCTGATCGACGATCTGGTCGGCGACCTCGGGAAGACCCTCTGGGTGCTCATGGCGACGATCGGGATCGTCCTGCTGATCGCCTGCGCCAACGTCGCCAATCTGATGCTCGTCCGGACGGAGGGGCGGGCTCAGGAGCTTGCCGTCCGCGCCGCCATCGGCGCCGGGCGCGGCCGCCTGGCCCGGGAAATGCTGGTCGAGAGCCTGCTCCTCGCCGTCCTCGGCGGCGCCGCCGGCCTGGCATTGGCCGCCGGCGCGATCAAGCTGGTGCTGAGCCTCTCGCCGGCCCGGATGCCGCGCTTCGATCTGATCGCGATCGGTGGCACCTCGGTGCTCTTCACGGTGGTCCTCTCCGTCATCGCCGGCCTCGCCTTCGGAGCGATTCCAGTGCTCAAGCGCGGTCGCATCGGTCTGGCCGAAGCGCTGCGCTCGGGCGGCCGCAACGCGAGCGCAGGCCGCGACCGCAACATCACCCGCAACACCCTCACCATCATCCAGGTGGCCCTGGCTCTCGTGCTCCTCATTGGCTCGGGCCTGATGATCCGCACCTTCCAGTCGATGCGCCGAGTTCAGCCGGGGTTCAGCAATTTCGGCACGCTGCAGACGCTGCGTATCACCATTCCCGACGCCGCCGCTCCGGGCGACGCCAAGCTGCTGATCCTGCAGCAGACCCTGATCGATCGTCTGGCCGCCCTCCCGGGCACATCCGGGGTGGGCATGATCAACGGGCTGCCGATGACCGGTTTCATGTCGCAGGACCCGATCTTCGCCAGCGACCACGCCTACACCGCCAGCGCCATCCCGCCGCTGCGCCGCTTCATCCGGACGGCCCCTGGCACGTTCCAAGTGATGGGCACACCGCTCGCCGCCGGGCGCGAATTCGACTGGACCGACCTTCACCAGGGCCGCCACGTGGTTTTGATCAGCGAGAACTTCGCGCGTGAGTACTGGGGGTCGGCGGCGGCGGCGATCGGCAAGCGCATCCGCGAGAACCCGGACCACGACTGGAGCGAGGTGATCGGCGTGGTCACGGATATTCGCCACGACGGCGCGGAGCGGCCGGCTCCCTCGACGGTCTACTGGCCGCAGCGGGGCAACCGATCGATGACCTTCATGCTCCGCGGGCCCCGCGCCGGCACCGACAGCTACGCGACGGAGATCCGCCGCGCCGTGGCCGCGGTGAGCGGCAGCCTGCCGGTCACCGGCACGCAGACCATGCAGGAGGTCTACGACAAGTCGATGGCGCGGACCGCTTTCACGTTGACGCTGCTCGCGCTGAGCGGCGGCATGGCGTTGCTGCTCGCCGCCGTTGGCATCTACGCGGTGATCGCCTACACCGTGTCGCAGCGAATGCGCGAGATCGGCATTCGTCTGGCGCTCGGCGCCCGGGAAGTGAGCCTCAAGCTGATGTTCGTCCGCAGCGGGCTGCTGTGGGGAGGCATCGGCGCCGCGGCCGGGCTGGCCGCCGCCGC